A part of Setaria viridis chromosome 8, Setaria_viridis_v4.0, whole genome shotgun sequence genomic DNA contains:
- the LOC117833268 gene encoding putative disease resistance protein RGA1: MEALISAVAGDLMSRFISFVAQKFCNHTENEDNYRRLEHVLLRVHTIVEEAEGRHIRNQGMLLQLKMLIKDMYVGHYMLDRLKIQSIKEEKAEGEVSHQNQPFSMSALSAAKRFRFAYTTRMNTPVASGTRPSAAKLRCMLESLETKIQDMREFVILLASCPRLPHQPYSTYLFMDRCMFGRYSEKQQVISFLVCNDTHGCPNLDILPVLGPHRVGKKTLVQHACKDERVCNCFTDILFFKGHDLENGEFAANLKVNSRKCLFVIEFSWGVDEVAWMNFKSYLQNVVGAGSKIVLIGRTQEVAKFGTAHPIWMKSLSEEEYWYYFKALAFGSMDPDEHPRLASLGMQLATELKGSFLGANILGEMLRSNPNPQFWHAILSSVRALVQEHLFSSGVHPEDLLERNAPVDFPMAFVGAHGQRCLVYDLREADPGQDELPLPTSQEVLVGGKVPTEEKFDVLVWKSRIPPYCSFIATYKKQKPQRMVGKRNRLALREASV; this comes from the coding sequence ATGGAGGCACTGATATCTGCAGTTGCAGGTGATCTTATGAGCCGGTTCATCTCTTTTGTAGCACAGAAGTTTTGCAATCATACAGAGAATGAGGATAATTACAGGAGGTTGGAGCATGTCTTGCTAAGGGTTCATACTATTGTCGAGGAAGCAGAGGGGCGGCACATCAGAAATCAAGGAATGCTCCTACAGCTGAAGATGCTCATCAAGGACATGTATGTTGGGCACTACATGCTTGATAGGCTCAAGATTCAGTCTATTAAAGAAGAAAAAGCTGAAGGTGAGGTGAGTCATCAGAATCAGCCATTTTCTATGTCTGCTCTTAGTGCTGCCAAGCGCTTTCGTTTTGCTTATACTACCAGAATGAACACACCAGTAGCGTCTGGTACCAGACCAAGTGCAGCAAAGCTTAGGTGTATGCTTGAAAGTTTAGAAACAAAGATTCAAGATATGAGGGAGTTCGTCATACTACTTGCCAGCTGCCCTCGACTGCCTCATCAGCCTTATAGTACATATCTGTTCATGGATAGGTGCATGTTTGGTCGCTACTCTGAGAAACAGCAAGTCATCAGTTTCTTGGTATGCAATGATACTCATGGCTGCCCAAATCTAGACATCCTTCCGGTCTTGGGTCCGCATAGAGTTGGAAAGAAAACGCTTGTGCAACATGCTTGCAAGGATGAGAGGGTATGCAATTGTTTCACGGATATATTGTTCTTCAAAGGACATGATCTAGAGAATGGAGAATTTGCAGCGAACTTAAAGGTTAACTCACGGAAGTGCTTGTTTGTTATTGAGTTCAGTTGGGGTGTGGATGAGGTAGCATGGATGAACTTTAAATCCTATTTGCAGAACGTGGTAGGTGCTGGAAGTAAAATTGTTCTGATAGGAAGAACTCAGGAGGTTGCTAAGTTTGGGACGGCTCATCCTATCTGGATGAAGAGTTTGTCTGAAGAAGAGTACTGGTACTACTTCAAGGCTCTAGCTTTCGGAAGCATGGATCCTGATGAGCATCCAAGACTTGCATCTCTGGGCATGCAGCTGGCTACTGAACTAAAAGGCTCATTCCTGGGTGCAAATATTCTTGGTGAGATGTTAAGATCTAATCCTAACCCTCAATTCTGGCACGCCATCTTGTCAAGTGTCAGAGCGCTAGTACAGGAACACCTGTTTTCCTCTGGCGTACACCCGGAAGACCTTCTCGAGAGAAATGCTCCTGTTGATTTTCCAATGGCCTTTGTGGGTGCTCATGGTCAGCGATGTCTGGTGTATGATCTTAGGGAGGCTGACCCTGGACAAGATGAGCTGCCGTTACCGACTTCTCAAGAAGTGCTAGTGGGTGGCAAGGTTCCTACTGAGGAGAAGTTTGATGTGCTGGTTTGGAAGTCTCGCATCCCACCATACTGCAGCTTCATAGCTACTTACAAGAAACAGAAGCCGCAGCGCATGGTTGGCAAGAGGAATCGTCTGGCACTGAGAGAAGCATCAGTGTAG